The Athene noctua chromosome 11, bAthNoc1.hap1.1, whole genome shotgun sequence genome has a segment encoding these proteins:
- the LAMP2 gene encoding lysosome-associated membrane glycoprotein 2 isoform X4 has product MARFLSRPLAAAARPSLPLGVPVAGSMGPRRSASCLLFLLLLGTSGFFQSYAVEVDVKDASNATCLYAKWMMRFLIKYETNNNDYKNAALNLSSSVTHNGSICGSDTQAALLAVQFGEGHSWSINFTKTNETYQGDFITFTYNTNDTAVFPDAKRRGPITIVVKDTMRPVQLNNVFVCHNTDSFDAENVTQIFWNVTVQAFVENGTIGKKESRCRADTPTSAPTVPPTVANVTTASTTTLSPAPTTAPKPVENPDTGNYSLKSGNKTCLLATVGLQLNVSQDKPLLINVNPKTTSADGTCGNTTATLKLNDGNSTLISFTFVKNSSASIQKFYLKEVNVTLLNRLNGSVISNADNSNFSKWDAFLGSSYMCRKEQTLDINENLQLHTFNLWIQPFLVKANKFSTAQECSLDDDSILIPIVVGAALAGLIAIIVVAYIIGRRKSYAGYQTL; this is encoded by the exons GTTTTTTCCAGTCCTATGCAGTGGAGGTGGATGTAAAGGATGCCTCTAATGCTACGTGCTTGTATGCAAAATGGATGATGAGATTCTtgataaaatatgaaacaaacaATAATGATTAT aaaaatGCGGCCTTGAATTTGTCATCCAGCGTGACACACAATGGAAGCATCTGTGGCAGTGACACACAAGCTGCACTTCTGGCAGTACAGTTTGGAGAAGGCCACTCTTGGAGCATTAACTTTACAAAAACCAATGAAACTTACCAGGGGGACTTCATCACCTTTACCTACAACACCAATGATACTGCTGTATTTCCTGACGCAAAAAGAAGAG GACCAATTACTATTGTTGTAAAGGATACTATGCGTCCAGTTCAACTGAATAATGTCTTCGTGTGTCATAATACTGACTCTTTTGACGCAGAAAATGTAACACAGATTTTCTGGAATGTTACTGTGCAGGCTTTTGTTGAGAATGGCACAATCGGTAAAAAAG AGTCTAGATGTCGTGCTGATACACCTACTTCTGCGCCTACTGTTCCGCCTACTGTTGCCAATGTGACTACTGCATCTACCACCACTTTATCACCTGCTCCAACCACTGCTCCCAAACCTGTGGAGAATCCAGACACCGGAAACTATTCTCTGAAAAGTGGAAATAAAACTTGTCTTCTGGCTACTGTGGGGCTACAGCTGAATGTTTCCCAAGACAAG CCTCTTCTGATCAACGTCAATCCAAAGACAACTAGTGCAGATGGTACATGTGGAAACACAACAGCTACTCTGAAACTGAATGATGGAAATAGCACACTGATTAGTTTCACATTTGTT aaaaattcaagCGCAAGTATACAGAAATTTTATCTGAAAGAGGTGAATGTTACACTGCTCAACCGTCTGAATGGTTCTG TCATTTCAAATGCAGATAACAGCAATTTCAGCAAGTGGGATGCTTTCCTTGGTAGTTCTTATATGTGCCGAAAAGAACAAACTCTTGACATTAATGAAAATCTTCAATTACATACTTTTAATCTATGGATTCAGCCATTCCTTGTGAAGGCAAATAAGTTCTCTACAG CCCAGGAGTGTTCGCTGGACGATGACAGCATTCTAATCCCAATTGTAGTTGGTGCTGCACTTGCTGGCTTGATTGCCATTATAGTGGTTGCTTACATAATTGGCAGAAGAAAAAGCTATGCCGGATATCAAACTTTGTGA
- the LAMP2 gene encoding lysosome-associated membrane glycoprotein 2 isoform X2, translated as MARFLSRPLAAAARPSLPLGVPVAGSMGPRRSASCLLFLLLLGTSGFFQSYAVEVDVKDASNATCLYAKWMMRFLIKYETNNNDYKNAALNLSSSVTHNGSICGSDTQAALLAVQFGEGHSWSINFTKTNETYQGDFITFTYNTNDTAVFPDAKRRGPITIVVKDTMRPVQLNNVFVCHNTDSFDAENVTQIFWNVTVQAFVENGTIGKKESRCRADTPTSAPTVPPTVANVTTASTTTLSPAPTTAPKPVENPDTGNYSLKSGNKTCLLATVGLQLNVSQDKPLLINVNPKTTSADGTCGNTTATLKLNDGNSTLISFTFVVKNSSASIQKFYLKEVNVTLLNRLNGSVISNADNSNFSKWDAFLGSSYMCRKEQTLDINENLQLHTFNLWIQPFLVKANKFSTAQECSLDDDSILIPIVVGAALAGLIAIIVVAYIIGRRKSYAGYQTL; from the exons GTTTTTTCCAGTCCTATGCAGTGGAGGTGGATGTAAAGGATGCCTCTAATGCTACGTGCTTGTATGCAAAATGGATGATGAGATTCTtgataaaatatgaaacaaacaATAATGATTAT aaaaatGCGGCCTTGAATTTGTCATCCAGCGTGACACACAATGGAAGCATCTGTGGCAGTGACACACAAGCTGCACTTCTGGCAGTACAGTTTGGAGAAGGCCACTCTTGGAGCATTAACTTTACAAAAACCAATGAAACTTACCAGGGGGACTTCATCACCTTTACCTACAACACCAATGATACTGCTGTATTTCCTGACGCAAAAAGAAGAG GACCAATTACTATTGTTGTAAAGGATACTATGCGTCCAGTTCAACTGAATAATGTCTTCGTGTGTCATAATACTGACTCTTTTGACGCAGAAAATGTAACACAGATTTTCTGGAATGTTACTGTGCAGGCTTTTGTTGAGAATGGCACAATCGGTAAAAAAG AGTCTAGATGTCGTGCTGATACACCTACTTCTGCGCCTACTGTTCCGCCTACTGTTGCCAATGTGACTACTGCATCTACCACCACTTTATCACCTGCTCCAACCACTGCTCCCAAACCTGTGGAGAATCCAGACACCGGAAACTATTCTCTGAAAAGTGGAAATAAAACTTGTCTTCTGGCTACTGTGGGGCTACAGCTGAATGTTTCCCAAGACAAG CCTCTTCTGATCAACGTCAATCCAAAGACAACTAGTGCAGATGGTACATGTGGAAACACAACAGCTACTCTGAAACTGAATGATGGAAATAGCACACTGATTAGTTTCACATTTGTTGTT aaaaattcaagCGCAAGTATACAGAAATTTTATCTGAAAGAGGTGAATGTTACACTGCTCAACCGTCTGAATGGTTCTG TCATTTCAAATGCAGATAACAGCAATTTCAGCAAGTGGGATGCTTTCCTTGGTAGTTCTTATATGTGCCGAAAAGAACAAACTCTTGACATTAATGAAAATCTTCAATTACATACTTTTAATCTATGGATTCAGCCATTCCTTGTGAAGGCAAATAAGTTCTCTACAG CCCAGGAGTGTTCGCTGGACGATGACAGCATTCTAATCCCAATTGTAGTTGGTGCTGCACTTGCTGGCTTGATTGCCATTATAGTGGTTGCTTACATAATTGGCAGAAGAAAAAGCTATGCCGGATATCAAACTTTGTGA